In Plasmodium coatneyi strain Hackeri chromosome 8, complete sequence, the genomic stretch TGCTGATAAAGTTGACGTAATGATTATACAAGCAGTTGGATTGCTAGAAGATTTggataaagaaataaatgtttTCTCTATGCGTCTGAAGGAATGGTATGGATGGCATTTTCCAGAATTGGGGAAAGTAATCACAGACAATAAAATTTATGCGAAATGTGTTAAATTGATTGGGTTCCGAAGTAATGCAAAGAATGTAAACTTGCTAGAAGAGACAACAGAAGAAATTcaaagggaaataaaacaGTTGGCAGAAATCTCCATGGGAACAGAAATTGAAGACGATGACCTCAACTGCATTAACGAATTAGCAGACAGGTTATTAGAGTTAACAGAATATAGAGAATCGCTAGCTATTTATTTGAAATACAGAATGAGTTCTATTGCACCAAATTTGACTTACTTAGTGGGTGATTTGGTTGGGGCCAAGTTAATTGCAAAAGCCGGTTCCCTCATGTCTTTGGCAAAATACCCAAGTTCAACTTTACAAATTTTGGGTTCTGAGAAAGCTCTCTTTAGGGCCCTAAAAACGAAATCGAAAACGCCCAAATATGGACTAATTTACCACGCAACTTTAGTAGGGCAAACTACACCTAAACTGAAGGGCAAAATTAGCAGATCTTTAGCGGCAAAATTGTCCTTGTGCACAAGAGTGGACGCCCTGGGAAATTTCTCCGAGCCATCCATTGCCATAACGTGCAAAACGCTCCTGGAGAAGAGACTAGAATATATAACAAATAGCATGCAGAAGAAGATGAACAATTCAAAGAATTCCAACTCTCAGCTACAAATGCAGGTGCAGCACAGCAAGTACAACCCCAATCAGTCCAACGATGATcaaaataagaacaacaacaataacaacgcgttcaacaaaaagaaggactTCCGGTTTAATAAGCGAGAGGCAGACTGGAACAATAAGAAGTTTATTAAGaagcaaaagaggaagtgAAGGGACGCGAAGAAGTTATAGCGCTGCCAAATCAAGCGGTTAATAGGAGCGAATGATGAGGTTGTGCCCCAGGTGGGCAAGCTTTTACCCCACCACGATGTGTGCAGCAGCTTTTCATCCTATCATTCGCTCCGGAACAAATTGGAAGCCCCCGCGGCGTTACCGAACCAGAATGAACATTCTTAATATTCCCTCCTGAAGGGAAATATCCCCCTATTTTAAAACCCTacacagggaaaaaaaaaaaaaaaaaagaagaagctcaAACGGCCACAGCGGCAAAATGAAtctatgtattttttttttttttttttttttgggggtcCTTTTTAATGTTTCGTATTCTTACCCACGTAAAAGGTGAATATCATCTCAGTTACTACCTTTTTAcacccttttaaaaattacttcccctttccttagctctgccttttattttattatcattatttttttcacaacgCGATGTAATTTGTTCCTCTGAGCTCACAAGGGgcaaatattattaataagGTTTGAATGTGTACTAAGCATTTTGCAATTGAGAGAACAATTCACATGCATagccaaattttttataccatacatgcgctttttttttttttttttttagcattaAAAAGTAGTATattgcatttttctgttttcctcttatttttctttaaaaaaatataaaaaataagaagacaaaaaaaaatatccacaacataaaaaagcGTTTTCTCAATATTTTCCCGggtaatttttattcttaggagcaacatttcttttttaattcttcttaCTAGGTTTTTTATATACTATTCGCATGAAGAACATAAATGAGATAATTAAagatacatatattatattacgTATACATtaaggtgtttttttttttttgaggttATGAGCATCCGTTTGCTATCAAAATAACAAATATTGTAAGGCGCGTAGAGTACTTACAatcatcatatatatttcatgaTAAGGGAGTGCATcgaattatatttattcatttccttcaaaaaaagggctcctttccccttgcattttgcttttttttaccttttccgCCCTTTAACTTTttgtcctctttttccttgatGTGCCCTTTGATGGGagtattctttcccttcatgcacagttattcatacatacagatggaagaggggaaaagcaaaaaagaaaaaaaaaaggaaaaagaaaaagagggaaaaaggaaaaatgttattttgcTTATACGTTGTATAAAATTCGTGtttatttgttctccttCCAGAGGGAGGGAAGACATTACATGCAATTAAAAATTTAGGGGAACATTACTTACAAAgttttacatgttttgataacctatatttctTGACCTTCGCCCATGCTGCCTTTGCACACTCCTACTATTTGCTTTTCTGGACGATGGAGTAGAATATTCTGATAGAGCACCTACTGTTGTGGAAGATTCCGTTGAATCTTCCTCTGTTATGGAACCACCTATTGTTGAGCTGTCTTCTGTGAATGTATCGAAATTACGTTCTagtgttctttttctgttgccTCCATTGTTTCCAAAGAAGGTATTACTTATCCAGTGaggtaaggaagtgtactgaaagACAGAATGAgggaaataaggaaaagagaaaaaaagaaaagaaagaaagagtatgtattatacacataaatagtaGAGTTTATTCCTTATATGTTCTGTTTACACAAAAagaatgtgtatgtatgagGTATGttgtctatattttttgtagttGTTATTATAGTGgctattactttatataataaggCAGCACCTAGTGCAATTCCACCTACGGAGAATACAGACGATATAGCAGGAATATTTACAGGTGAAGTGTTAGTATCGGAAGATGCACCTGACGCATGATTCGGTTCCTTCTGTACTGTTTGCCTTCCTTGTGCATGAGCAATCCGGTGGTTCGTAAATACAGTATCTCCTGCTGCAGTCCCTGTATTACATTTtagtttttccattttcttcggATCACAGTAATCCCCTTTCTGTGCGTTAAACCAGGTACAATACGGGTCACCATTACTTTTGTCCTTAGGGCAATGTGTTCCAATAGCCTTACATGCTGATTCAATGCTCCCTATGTGGGAAATATACTTCTCCTCACAGAATTTTTTACTACCATCACTACCTAAATGACTTTCCAGAGTTTGATGGTCACTGAAGAAATCATACACTATTCTCCCATGATCGAATAGGTTTTTATTAACATGGTGGAATATAATGTTACAATTATTTTGAACTGTGAACTCTTTCAATTCTCCATAGATTATTTCCATAATACTTTGGAATAAGTCAACTTGCCTTAACTTCCTGGATAATATATCCCCTATCCAGAAGTACAACGAATGGCACAGTTTATCATCAtcttttccttgttctttCATATAAGATACATAGCATAGCtcctttgcaattttgtcaGTTTCATCTTTAATTTTATCATactgttttaattttttccctaaattattttttaccttatcGATGATATCTCCGTCACTGTAAAAACATCCGTCCCCATTGAATTTATTGTATAAAGTTAATTTTGAAGGTAAATTATTCAGAAGATCATCCTATAAGTAGAGTTATGGAAATACACATATCCTGCATATTCCAATTATGTGAAACATAAAATATTGTCTGCAACTTATATGCtcgtttatatataaaaagggaggatTAGGAAGACCGAACCCCCTTTTCCCTCCCCACCATACTAACAACACTACCCTAAAAGCACTAAGAACACTGTTGGTTGCACTTACCCCTGTAGAACCTGGTCTGGGACTACCAGTATTCTGATTACCAGGACATCCAGGTTCAGAGGAATCTGGATTGCAAGTTGCAGTACTACCAGGTCCGGAAGAACCAGGGTTCCAGGTTACTGCGACTTCTGTGCATTTCATTTGTGCTAGTTTCCCCTTATCACAGTGTTTTTCACTTTGTCCATTAAACCAGGCACAATATAAATCACGCTCATATTCCCCGTTACAATCTTCGGTGACCGTTCCGCATGCTTCAGTAACTTTGTCCCCATACTCCATCCACTCTGCCCTACATTGGTCGCCACCCTGCTGTAAATACAGCTCCACATGCTTATGGTCGTGGTAAAAGTCGAACACTATTTTTCTCTGTTTGAAAGTATCCTCATTATTAACATCTTTGTAATTAACTGTACACTTATGTTCATAAGGAACATTTCCTAACGTTCCATAAACAGTTTCCAGTATGCTCAATAATTTATCCGTATGTCCACCCTTGCGGACTTGTTCCCCCACCCAATGATAAAAGAATTGGCACCAGTCATCATTGGATGGATTTTCCTGTTTCTTTTCACAAGCATAACAATAGGCCTTTGTGATAAGCCCTGCCAAAGGCTGAAGTGTCAAGTACGTACTTAATGCAGGCTTTAATGTACTCCCCACTTGTTTATTCTTGTCAATAGTAGAGGTACATTTGTTCTCGGTAGCGTTTTCGAATTTATCATAGAATTCCATCCATGAAGGTAAACTCTGTGAACTCAGGTCCTACAAATATATaggtgggaaaaaagtggaatataCGCATTTTCACATTCCTACTGAATAACACATGAAATATTATTTGTaccatatttatatatgcacacattgtATAATAGAAGGAAACAAACCTTTGGGGATGGTGCCATGGTTCATGTGTATATCTTcctgtatgtatataataagtTTATATTAAAGATTCTGTTgtccatatatttatacataagGAATtcatggaaaattttccttgttttataattattagtactgaattttcatttttcttcgaACAATACACACTGTTCAATTGCCATACAATAGTAACCcaatatgtgtatgtatccaaaattaattatatgtacacatataattaacGCCAAAAATAGGAGCGAACGAACGAACAGGGaacaataaaataacaaGGACGGAAGGATTCAAACTCCTTCTTCAATCTGTGTATCtatgtgttatatatttttgcactcTGCACGTTGTGCTTggaatataatattattatttatatatttatcttattatgcatataagcatactttcctttttaacgaaaattttcacatgaATCATTTATTAGTGTTTTGGTGTTATTTTAGGAGGTTAATTGAAAATTGTGAACAGATACTGTAtaattcaaacaaaaaaagagcacttaccttccccttctttccgGAATGTGTAGGTTCATTTATGCTCAGTGAAAAGATGTATGTGTATTCACAATTCAATCACAATACCAAatatagagaaaaaagaagaggaaaaggagtacataaatacacaaagatatatatatatatgctcatattttttgttaaaaagtgaaattttGTGTGTACGCGCTCTTATAGTAGCATATTCCTCAAtatactttccttccccctttacgACTGCTCAGTATTagtatttttcttctttttccttcttttgatGGGCATATTACACATACTACACTTATTCTGAAAATGTGCACGCATTGTACTGTTTGAGCTGCTtcactccttccctttcaatTCATATtatattcctatatatacTAGTGTaccctccctttttccccttatgaTTCTTGGAATTGAGAAGGGTTGAAGAGATTAAAGAGTTTCATAATGTTAGGAAGGTTCAGGAAGTAGAAAATTCACgggttcctcctttccttctctattGAGGGGATTGTactatatatgttcattttacacacacatatataaataataaaacatatatatatactatatacatatatgcatgtatatatatatatatatatatatcatcgTTATTGTTAATTATGACCCTAAAATTTATAttgtaacatatatatatatggctATATATCGAGTAATGAATAATGCACTTGTTCATTTTACGCAGTGCTCTATTCACGTATACcatacttcccccttttgttatATGTGCGAATGACTCATGTGGAAGTGTGAAACGTATATgtagaaaaatggaagggagCGTATGCATTCCCTTACATCCCATATATTATGAATTTTATGTCCTCCCGAATGTATGTTATACAATTGGATCATTAGGAGCTACTTTCTATTTCTATGTGAGTACGATAAATGTGAACCTACATAGTACATTGTATATAGAACTATACGAAAAGAGTTCATTTAAAAACAATTCgtaaaggaacaaatttgaGCACATATTCATCGTgtaaccaccaccaccacctcccTACATGTTCAAAGAACAACGTTCCTTTCTACATATTTGCCCCGTTAACATACTTCATGTTGTGCTAGTAAATATTCACCATCGTGTATACACTTTTCTCTATACATaccttatatataaaaaattttgagtcTATTCCTTAGTACAGCAACCATAGAACCACTACTTCATGGTAATGCACTCCTTCATTATGGGAATATATAACCATAATGATGTCGATTTTGCACGTCTTACCGTAGTATGTTGCTCCATGTGTCGTGAACACAGAGTGGAATTTGCATAGGGAAAAATCGATTTTTTAACTGAACTAATGTAAAAACGACATCGCACATATGTAGACTccccttagacccttcctttccttcctcctccttagaccatccctttccttccctccttagaccttcctttccttccttccttagacttTCCTCCCCCAGACCCTTTTCCAAGAATGGCATGTGCTGGGCTTGGCATTCCACTCTCGCTGATGAGTTCCATGGATGTTTCatacttttaaattttccttttttttttttttttttgcacttttgggTGGGGTCGTATGATAAGGTTAGGAGGGTGGAGGGGGGTCCTCCAAAGGGAGGATTCACCAAAGGGGAGGACTCCAATGAGAGGGGAACCGTAACAGGGATGACCCCACCAGTGGGGTGTGTCGCCCCAGGCGAGGGGCGTGTCCCCTAGAGTGATGTGTTGCCCCCGGCTAGGAGTAGTATAGACAAACCTTCAATACTACGGTTGCCACAATCACgtattatatgtgtagaGGGTGTGTACatagggtctaaggaagggggggtGCCCTATACAGAGCACAGGGAACTGTCCAACTACAAACTAcgatttttttgcatgcttGGGTTGTTCAAgttaaatgtatacatataattctACAATTTATGAGGACCCTACGGTCAGCATAgttccaaaattttaatgtACACTACATTTTCTTATTAGTGCGACATTATTATAGGGAAAACGATAAAAGAAGAGTTGAACGGTATCGTGTAAATTTGGGGTCCCCCTTTTCCGCGTTTTTAATAAGAACCATGGCGAGTAtcttatgtatgtataagtTAAAGTCCATATTTTACTACacaataaggggaaaaaaaaggaaaaaagaa encodes the following:
- a CDS encoding Nucleolar protein NOP5; this translates as MLVLIETAAGYGLFKVENSKLIESDVKDIEKCFRNAEEARKNVSLYSFSKFKKFQKAFDETNKLMESKLGKGLKKFLKKNIVKPKLNETLALCDKTLGGLIKKKYNINVTYTNSTQEIIRGIRTHLYGLLVGVKEEDAKLLKLSLSHSLNRFKLKFSADKVDVMIIQAVGLLEDLDKEINVFSMRLKEWYGWHFPELGKVITDNKIYAKCVKLIGFRSNAKNVNLLEETTEEIQREIKQLAEISMGTEIEDDDLNCINELADRLLELTEYRESLAIYLKYRMSSIAPNLTYLVGDLVGAKLIAKAGSLMSLAKYPSSTLQILGSEKALFRALKTKSKTPKYGLIYHATLVGQTTPKLKGKISRSLAAKLSLCTRVDALGNFSEPSIAITCKTLLEKRLEYITNSMQKKMNNSKNSNSQLQMQVQHSKYNPNQSNDDQNKNNNNNNAFNKKKDFRFNKREADWNNKKFIKKQKRK